Genomic segment of Candidatus Cloacimonadota bacterium:
GATATCCGTTTCCATCCAGTCTTTCCTGGTGCTGAATCACAATGTCTGCAACCGGCCATGGAAATTGGATTTTAGAAAGAATGTCGAAACCAGCTTGGGGGTGAGTTTTAATCAGATTCATTTCAGCGGTTGTTAACTTTCCAGGTTTACTTAGAATTTCGGATGGAACATAGATCTTTCCAATATCGTGAACTAATGCTGCTATCCTCAGTCCATTTATCTGATCTTTCGGCAACCTCATTTCTTCTGCAATTTTGGTTGCAAGGATCGCTACTCGACGTTGATGTCCTGCCGTGTAAGGATCCCGTTTTTCCAAGGCAAACACCAATCCGTTTACAGTTTCTTCCATCAAAAGTTGCAGCTTATGATAACTTTCTTCCAACTCATCTTCTGTTTCTTTGCGTTTGGTAATATCTACTGCAACTGTAAGTACAACATCTTTGTTGTCGATAGATTTCATGGGAACTTTGGTAGTTTGAAACCATTTTGTTATGCCATCGACATTTTCATAATACTCTTCAGGAATAAATTTAGGTTGTTTATTTTCCAGAACTTCCAGATCATTCTGATGATATTTTGCTACCAGGTCTTTATCTTTTATTACCGAATCGATAAAATCGCTATCAGTTTTTCCCACCATGCTTTTTGGAGTAGTTTTATAGAGGTCGGCATAAGCTTTGTTGGCAATTATGTATTTAAAATTTTCATCTTTTACAGAAATATAATTGGGAACAGTATCGATAAGATTCATCAAAAAATTTCGGCTGTTTCTGAGGTTTTTTTCCATCTGATGTTTATAAAATGCCATGTCCAGATTAACCTTCAGTTCTCTGTCTTCAAAAGGTTTAATCAGGTATCCGAAAGGAGAAGAAAGTGTAGCTTTGGAAAGTATCTCATCATTGGCATAAGCAGTAAGAAATATAACCGGAATATCATAGACGTTGTAGATGTGATCAGCAGCGTCCAATCCGTTCATGTCGCCGCTTAACATCACATCCATCAAAATCAGATCAGGTTTTTCCTGCTGGGCAATTTCCACAGCAACTTCACCACTGGAAACGATTCCAATCACATCATAATCGAAAGAGAGCAGAGTCCGTTTTACATCTTCGGCAATGATCTTTTCATCTTCTACAATCATTATCCTTTTCTTCATTTCCAATACATTCC
This window contains:
- a CDS encoding response regulator; translated protein: MKKRIMIVEDEKIIAEDVKRTLLSFDYDVIGIVSSGEVAVEIAQQEKPDLILMDVMLSGDMNGLDAADHIYNVYDIPVIFLTAYANDEILSKATLSSPFGYLIKPFEDRELKVNLDMAFYKHQMEKNLRNSRNFLMNLIDTVPNYISVKDENFKYIIANKAYADLYKTTPKSMVGKTDSDFIDSVIKDKDLVAKYHQNDLEVLENKQPKFIPEEYYENVDGITKWFQTTKVPMKSIDNKDVVLTVAVDITKRKETEDELEESYHKLQLLMEETVNGLVFALEKRDPYTAGHQRRVAILATKIAEEMRLPKDQINGLRIAALVHDIGKIYVPSEILSKPGKLTTAEMNLIKTHPQAGFDILSKIQFPWPVADIVIQHQERLDGNGYPAGLKGDEIILEARIISVADVVEAIASHRPYRAALGLDFAIKEISSNRGVLYDAAVVDACLNVVKDEKFVFEDSNSKLIEEDQS